One genomic window of Cellulophaga sp. Hel_I_12 includes the following:
- a CDS encoding zinc-ribbon domain-containing protein, with protein sequence MGFLKHLLRGSYGHHSNKHQRKNNDPRFDEPKVVVRCTKCGKNNPENASFCQYCGEPLGKVKCKSCEEPIPMDVKFCSKCGTEV encoded by the coding sequence ATGGGATTTTTAAAACATTTATTAAGAGGAAGTTATGGTCATCATTCCAACAAGCATCAACGTAAAAATAATGACCCAAGATTTGATGAACCCAAGGTTGTTGTGAGATGTACAAAATGCGGCAAAAACAATCCTGAAAATGCTTCTTTTTGTCAATATTGTGGCGAGCCTTTAGGTAAAGTAAAATGCAAAAGTTGTGAAGAACCAATACCTATGGATGTAAAATTTTGTTCTAAATGTGGCACTGAAGTATAG
- a CDS encoding bestrophin family protein, producing MLLNKRISIVNFIKTIKFDIVFIASYAVAVGILDQYGFLSKISIPIGVTAVFGTAVALLLGFRTNQAYERWWEARIIWGAIVNDSRTLIRQCVSFFKRSNGQYDTLVREMANRQIIWSYALGESLRKTPFSPKVKEYTESYKMKSFNIPNTLLSEHSETLLKAKENGMVNDFQQVQIDSTIARLCDSMGKCERIKNTVFPKAHSLLIHLIIYVFATMLPFGLSDQYLAVEISLTIGIPIVFIAIEKTSILMQDPFENRPMDTPVTDLAQTIEINIKQMIGETNVPDKKKPTDYYVL from the coding sequence ATGCTCTTAAATAAAAGAATATCCATTGTCAATTTCATTAAAACCATAAAGTTTGATATTGTATTCATTGCATCATATGCTGTAGCTGTGGGTATTTTAGACCAATATGGTTTTTTGTCAAAAATTTCGATTCCAATTGGTGTTACTGCTGTTTTTGGCACCGCTGTAGCTTTACTTTTGGGTTTTCGAACCAATCAAGCCTATGAACGATGGTGGGAAGCCAGAATTATTTGGGGTGCTATTGTAAACGATTCCCGAACACTGATCAGACAATGTGTTTCATTTTTCAAAAGGAGCAACGGGCAATACGATACCTTGGTCAGGGAAATGGCGAACCGTCAAATTATCTGGAGCTATGCCCTGGGGGAATCGTTGAGAAAAACACCCTTTTCCCCCAAAGTTAAGGAATACACGGAATCTTATAAAATGAAGTCTTTTAATATTCCAAATACTTTATTGTCAGAACATTCTGAAACTTTGCTAAAAGCAAAAGAAAACGGTATGGTCAATGATTTTCAGCAGGTACAGATAGACAGTACCATAGCCAGGTTATGTGATTCTATGGGCAAGTGCGAACGTATAAAAAACACGGTCTTCCCAAAAGCACATAGCTTATTGATACATCTTATAATCTATGTGTTTGCCACAATGTTGCCATTTGGTCTGTCAGACCAATACCTGGCAGTAGAAATAAGTCTAACTATTGGAATACCTATTGTTTTTATTGCCATTGAAAAAACATCCATTCTGATGCAGGATCCTTTTGAAAACCGACCTATGGATACACCTGTAACCGATTTGGCGCAAACAATAGAAATAAACATAAAGCAAATGATAGGAGAAACAAATGTTCCCGACAAGAAAAAACCGACAGACTATTATGTTTTATAA
- a CDS encoding SHOCT domain-containing protein: MEILRERFARGEISEEEFEQRKKMLRENKKK; encoded by the coding sequence ATGGAAATCCTGAGGGAACGTTTTGCACGGGGCGAAATAAGCGAGGAAGAGTTTGAACAGCGAAAAAAAATGTTACGGGAAAACAAGAAAAAATAA
- a CDS encoding heavy metal translocating P-type ATPase yields the protein MKKLKIKIPVILPQVPNEKDTCVERLIQELQAKEGIEKVHVADANGEDVPQLCFHYDPDIISIDRIQSLAERTGAEITEKYGHLLIEVKGIRHTRQARTIEKSLLAINGVLEASVSASGMVRLEFDKKQTNFDEISKQIKKEDLQIQRSASNENDYTKASRKKQERSKKEETKEQTSTEGHEHKEGETHEEGEEHAHGGIFGKNTELIFSIICGALLGIGFGLSYVESIPDWVSLSLYIGAYFFGGYFTAKEAIQTVAKGGFEIDFLMLVAAIGAAALGEWAEGALLLFLFSLGHALEHYAMEKARKSIAALADLAPKTALLKKDGKTEEVGIEKLGIGDIIVVKPNSKISADGVVVNGKSSVNQAPITGESVPVDKIPVEDTSRDYSADDDIKDENRVFAGTINGNSTLEIKVIKEAKDSTLSRLVKLVNEAQTQKSPTQLLTDKFERYFVPSVLILVGILLFAFLVIDEPFSASFYRAMAVLVAASPCALAISTPSAVLSGVARAARGGVLIKGGRPLEDLGVITALAFDKTGTLTEGKPKLTEVVPLGDIEENELLKIAVAVENLSDHPLAKAVVRDGKERLKGTDINDASDLEAVIGKGIKASLGKDKIYIGNLDLYEDLDEAKPSEEISNKVKELESGGNTTMLIRRNKEYIGIIALMDTPREAAKETLKKLKEIGIKRMIMLTGDNQKVADAVAKEIGLTDAWGSLLPEEKVDAIKKLKEQESKVAMVGDGVNDAPAMANSTVGIAMGAAGSDVALETADIALMADKLETLPFAIGLSRKAKTIIKQNLWVSLGVVALLIPATILSWANIGVAVAFHEGSTLVVVANALRLLAYKKD from the coding sequence ATGAAAAAACTAAAAATCAAAATTCCCGTAATCCTTCCGCAAGTTCCAAACGAAAAAGACACTTGTGTTGAAAGGCTTATTCAAGAACTACAGGCTAAAGAGGGCATCGAAAAAGTGCACGTTGCCGATGCAAACGGAGAGGATGTGCCACAGCTATGTTTTCATTATGACCCCGATATCATTTCCATCGACCGCATCCAATCCCTTGCAGAGCGGACTGGTGCCGAGATTACCGAAAAGTACGGGCATTTGCTCATAGAGGTTAAAGGAATCAGACACACAAGGCAGGCACGTACCATAGAGAAAAGCCTTTTGGCAATCAATGGAGTTTTGGAAGCTTCCGTTTCGGCCTCTGGAATGGTACGTCTTGAGTTTGATAAAAAGCAAACAAATTTTGATGAAATAAGCAAACAAATTAAAAAAGAAGACCTTCAGATTCAGCGGAGTGCTTCAAACGAAAATGATTACACCAAAGCATCCAGAAAAAAACAGGAGCGTTCAAAGAAGGAAGAGACTAAAGAGCAAACTTCCACAGAGGGACACGAGCACAAAGAAGGCGAGACCCACGAGGAAGGAGAAGAGCACGCCCACGGTGGTATTTTCGGTAAAAATACGGAGCTCATTTTTTCCATTATCTGTGGGGCACTTCTCGGAATAGGTTTCGGCCTTTCCTATGTAGAATCCATCCCAGATTGGGTCAGTCTTTCTTTATACATCGGTGCTTACTTTTTTGGAGGGTACTTTACGGCGAAAGAGGCCATACAGACCGTGGCCAAAGGTGGTTTTGAAATCGACTTCTTGATGTTGGTTGCCGCCATCGGTGCCGCTGCTCTGGGCGAATGGGCAGAAGGTGCCTTGTTGCTGTTCCTGTTTAGTTTGGGGCACGCCCTTGAACATTATGCAATGGAAAAGGCTCGAAAGTCCATTGCGGCACTGGCAGACCTTGCGCCAAAAACAGCATTGCTTAAAAAAGATGGTAAGACAGAAGAAGTTGGAATTGAAAAATTGGGCATTGGCGATATTATAGTGGTCAAGCCCAATAGTAAAATATCCGCAGATGGCGTCGTGGTCAATGGAAAAAGCAGCGTCAACCAGGCACCTATTACCGGGGAAAGTGTACCCGTGGACAAAATTCCCGTGGAAGATACGAGCAGGGACTATTCGGCAGACGATGATATCAAGGACGAAAATCGGGTATTCGCTGGAACTATCAACGGTAATAGCACGTTGGAAATTAAGGTAATCAAAGAAGCCAAAGACTCTACGCTGTCCCGACTCGTCAAACTGGTCAACGAGGCGCAGACCCAGAAGTCCCCTACCCAACTGTTGACCGATAAATTTGAAAGATATTTTGTGCCATCCGTACTGATACTGGTTGGCATCCTGCTCTTTGCCTTTCTGGTCATTGATGAACCGTTTAGTGCCAGCTTTTATCGTGCAATGGCGGTATTGGTAGCTGCAAGTCCCTGTGCACTGGCCATTTCAACACCAAGTGCCGTATTAAGCGGTGTGGCAAGGGCAGCACGTGGCGGCGTGCTTATCAAAGGTGGGCGACCACTTGAGGATTTAGGGGTCATTACGGCTTTGGCTTTTGATAAAACGGGCACGCTTACAGAAGGCAAGCCCAAACTTACCGAAGTAGTACCATTAGGGGATATTGAAGAAAATGAACTGTTAAAGATAGCTGTTGCTGTTGAAAACTTGAGCGACCACCCTTTGGCCAAAGCTGTCGTAAGGGATGGGAAAGAGCGTCTGAAAGGTACTGATATTAACGATGCGTCAGATTTGGAAGCGGTTATCGGAAAAGGTATCAAAGCGTCCTTGGGCAAGGATAAAATCTATATTGGAAACCTTGACTTGTACGAAGACCTCGATGAAGCAAAACCATCCGAAGAAATATCGAATAAAGTAAAAGAACTTGAAAGCGGCGGAAACACGACGATGCTTATAAGAAGGAACAAAGAATATATCGGTATCATCGCCCTGATGGACACCCCACGGGAAGCAGCCAAGGAAACACTTAAAAAATTAAAGGAAATCGGTATCAAGCGGATGATTATGCTTACGGGCGATAATCAAAAAGTTGCCGATGCCGTTGCTAAAGAAATTGGGTTGACCGATGCCTGGGGAAGCCTGTTGCCAGAGGAAAAGGTTGATGCTATTAAAAAATTAAAAGAACAGGAATCCAAAGTTGCAATGGTAGGCGATGGTGTGAACGATGCCCCGGCAATGGCAAACAGTACCGTTGGTATTGCAATGGGTGCAGCGGGAAGCGACGTGGCCTTAGAGACAGCAGACATAGCACTAATGGCAGACAAACTCGAAACTTTGCCATTTGCTATCGGATTGAGCAGAAAAGCAAAGACCATTATCAAGCAGAACCTTTGGGTAAGCCTTGGTGTTGTGGCACTGCTAATACCAGCTACCATTTTGAGCTGGGCAAACATAGGGGTCGCCGTGGCATTTCACGAGGGGTCTACTTTGGTAGTCGTGGCCAATGCTCTGCGCCTTTTGGCTTATAAAAAAGATTAG
- a CDS encoding helix-turn-helix domain-containing protein — translation MKPPNGIHNQKRGGQNRQEFLIAIVLGFAVGIIIIQPLGISLFQYDQSGDTGNWWYLFKNAVGQALGFGDVDQILKNILFGIMGSSLALMFYTRKTIFRPNREKVGVTLICELLDKGENHKVEFKSTLRWDLRQGKVNKALEMVVAKTIAGFMNTEGGHLIIGVDDEGRIVGLEQDYGTLKKPGKDGFEQYIMQLVSFNLGTHFCPLAKVGFYQFEEKDICYVRVHKSRKPVYLNLGDRSHFFIRTGNGTRELDMPEALDYMETHLN, via the coding sequence ATGAAACCGCCTAATGGCATACATAATCAAAAAAGAGGAGGGCAGAACAGGCAAGAATTTCTTATTGCTATTGTTTTAGGGTTTGCGGTGGGCATAATCATTATACAGCCATTGGGCATTTCTCTATTCCAGTATGACCAGAGTGGTGATACGGGCAATTGGTGGTATTTGTTCAAAAATGCAGTTGGGCAAGCTCTCGGATTTGGCGATGTGGACCAAATCCTAAAAAATATCCTGTTTGGTATTATGGGAAGCAGTCTCGCCCTGATGTTCTATACAAGAAAAACGATATTTCGACCAAACAGGGAGAAAGTCGGGGTTACTTTAATTTGTGAATTATTGGACAAAGGTGAAAACCACAAGGTAGAATTCAAAAGCACCTTGCGGTGGGACCTACGACAAGGGAAGGTCAACAAAGCCTTGGAAATGGTAGTGGCAAAGACCATTGCAGGATTTATGAATACCGAAGGCGGCCATTTGATTATAGGAGTTGACGATGAAGGCCGTATTGTGGGGCTCGAACAAGATTACGGTACTTTAAAGAAACCGGGCAAGGACGGATTTGAACAGTATATAATGCAGTTGGTGTCCTTCAATTTAGGCACGCATTTTTGCCCTTTGGCAAAGGTGGGCTTTTACCAATTTGAAGAAAAGGATATCTGTTATGTAAGGGTCCACAAATCGCGAAAACCCGTGTATTTGAACCTGGGCGACCGTTCTCATTTCTTTATCAGAACCGGGAACGGTACCCGGGAGTTGGATATGCCCGAAGCATTAGATTATATGGAAACACACTTAAATTAA
- a CDS encoding MgtC/SapB family protein: MDFQTEITLLPRLLVALVLGVLIGLDREIDGNAAGIRTYAAVCLGAALITIINSHIDVADQTRIVANIVSGIGFLGAGIIFRDSAKNLISGLTTAATIWATAAVGIAIGFGMYLIGSITALLLILLLVSHHFPLLKKRNKNH; the protein is encoded by the coding sequence ATGGATTTTCAAACTGAAATAACGCTCTTACCAAGGTTACTTGTTGCCCTTGTACTTGGTGTTTTGATAGGGCTCGATAGGGAAATTGACGGAAATGCGGCTGGCATTAGAACGTATGCAGCCGTTTGCCTTGGGGCGGCCTTAATAACAATTATCAACTCTCACATTGATGTAGCAGACCAAACCCGCATTGTCGCCAATATTGTTTCCGGTATTGGGTTCCTTGGTGCAGGAATTATTTTTAGGGATAGCGCGAAAAATTTAATTTCCGGTTTGACTACCGCAGCTACAATTTGGGCCACTGCCGCGGTTGGTATAGCAATTGGGTTTGGTATGTACCTCATTGGAAGTATTACGGCGTTATTGCTCATTCTACTTTTGGTTTCACATCATTTTCCTTTATTGAAAAAAAGAAATAAAAATCACTAA
- a CDS encoding STAS/SEC14 domain-containing protein produces the protein MLQIIELTNDNVIASKAYGKLRKEDIEKIHPLIHAILDKGMKVRWYFEMDNFTGWDLPGLWEDLKMDTAHAKDYEKIAMVGDKKWQEWITQFMKPFTNAEIRYFDLADNKKAKEWIEK, from the coding sequence ATGTTACAGATAATAGAATTGACCAATGACAATGTAATTGCATCCAAAGCCTATGGTAAGCTACGTAAAGAAGATATAGAAAAAATCCATCCACTTATCCACGCTATACTGGACAAGGGAATGAAAGTCCGTTGGTATTTTGAGATGGACAACTTTACGGGTTGGGACTTGCCTGGTTTATGGGAAGACCTCAAAATGGATACGGCCCACGCCAAGGACTATGAAAAAATAGCAATGGTAGGAGATAAAAAATGGCAGGAATGGATAACCCAATTTATGAAGCCTTTTACCAATGCGGAAATCAGATATTTTGATTTGGCTGATAATAAGAAGGCTAAAGAATGGATTGAGAAATGA
- a CDS encoding universal stress protein, with protein MKTITIIIPIDFTEVSRNTVEYVLALAKKLRTKIVFVHAYTVAYPSSTPMGMATMATSVAGAQESQEKLNESKLQEFLDSFPELTSINYKSYVGFGATVDVICQTAKDENANLIVMGTKGADSSIEEFFIGTVSEKVSRNASCSVLVVPESVKYASIKHLGLALDADSLENDVDLDLLVKLLETFNAHLHLVQITNENDTPLNEKEVRAHYKDFLGQKYFTFSVFQNDDTEEGINKFLNEKPIDVLALLFREHGFFERMLVKGLRKKLVFESNIPLLVLK; from the coding sequence ATGAAAACTATAACAATAATAATACCGATTGATTTTACCGAAGTCTCAAGAAACACCGTAGAATATGTATTAGCTCTGGCGAAGAAACTGCGAACCAAAATTGTTTTCGTTCACGCCTATACAGTGGCATATCCATCGAGTACACCCATGGGAATGGCAACTATGGCCACCTCAGTTGCCGGGGCCCAAGAATCACAGGAAAAATTAAATGAAAGTAAGCTTCAAGAATTTCTTGATAGTTTTCCTGAACTCACATCCATAAATTACAAAAGCTACGTTGGTTTTGGCGCGACCGTAGACGTGATTTGCCAAACCGCAAAAGATGAAAATGCCAATTTAATAGTAATGGGCACTAAAGGGGCGGACTCATCAATCGAAGAATTCTTTATAGGCACGGTCAGTGAAAAAGTTAGTCGTAATGCCTCTTGTTCGGTATTAGTTGTTCCAGAGAGCGTAAAATACGCTTCTATCAAACATTTAGGCTTGGCGTTGGATGCGGATAGTCTGGAGAATGATGTTGATTTAGACCTGTTGGTCAAGTTGCTGGAAACATTCAATGCCCATTTGCACCTTGTCCAAATCACGAATGAAAATGATACCCCCTTAAATGAAAAGGAGGTACGTGCACATTATAAAGACTTCTTGGGGCAAAAATATTTCACTTTTAGCGTTTTCCAAAACGACGACACTGAAGAAGGCATTAACAAGTTTCTTAATGAAAAACCGATTGATGTACTGGCACTTCTCTTCAGGGAACACGGATTTTTTGAGCGTATGTTAGTGAAAGGGTTAAGAAAGAAATTGGTTTTTGAATCTAACATTCCTTTGCTTGTTCTTAAATAA
- a CDS encoding Fur family transcriptional regulator, with translation MTKTEKTLLAKGIRPTQMRSKIYKFLKRKQSAVSFSDLEKAFVQKSETNKTANRTTFYRNLKIFEDKRLIHQINDGVGVAKYAISDENAKGKYGIDLHMHFHCTDCRKTICLPNKISEESLPEDYEINNVNLVLKGVCEKCLK, from the coding sequence ATGACAAAGACGGAAAAAACATTATTGGCTAAAGGGATTCGCCCTACTCAAATGAGGTCGAAAATATACAAGTTCCTGAAAAGGAAACAAAGTGCCGTGTCCTTTTCCGATTTGGAAAAGGCCTTTGTTCAAAAGAGCGAAACCAATAAAACAGCAAACAGAACGACCTTTTATCGTAATCTCAAGATTTTTGAGGATAAAAGGCTGATTCATCAAATTAATGATGGGGTCGGAGTGGCAAAATATGCGATTTCTGATGAAAACGCCAAAGGTAAATACGGTATAGATTTACATATGCACTTTCATTGTACCGATTGTAGGAAAACAATCTGTTTACCAAATAAAATATCGGAAGAAAGCCTGCCAGAAGATTATGAAATAAACAATGTGAACCTTGTATTGAAAGGCGTATGTGAGAAGTGCTTGAAATAA
- a CDS encoding heavy metal translocating P-type ATPase — translation MKKKKLNLRDLNKTSSDNHKRNDGHNHSSPESIGNFKIYVPAIFSFVMLIIGIAMDYFDVAFFKDWIRIVWYAVAYLPVGFPVIKEGWKSIKNGDFFTEFLLMSIATIGAFAIGEYPEGVAVMLFYAVGELFQSAAVKRAKGSIKALLDVRPNEALVYRNNNYVSVNPEIVAIGEKVQVRVGEKIPLDGILLSEKGSFNIAALTGESKPDTIAKGEKVFAGSINLDGVIEIETTKEFKDSSIARILDMVQNATARKSKTELFIRKFARIYTPIVVFLAIGLTFIPYFFVDDYVFSDWLYRALIFLVISCPCALVISIPLGYFGGLGAASKNGILFKGASFLDEMTKVTTVVMDKTGTVTKGVFKIKNVVVNNGALSEAEMMKYLMAMEEQSTHPIAKAIMEYKADGEDFQASEVSEIAGKGLKGTVNGKTVLVGNKPLMTSNNIEVPSETDNIVESIVMVSIEGKFAGYVIIADELKDDAHEAIVQIRESGISKIIMLSGDKDSITQQVAKEMGVDWAKGGLLPEDKLKEVEKLMSENDNKVAFIGDGINDAPVLAVSDVGIAMGGLGSDVAIETADVIIQTDQPSKIARAIKIGRSTRKIVWQNIGLAFGVKAVVLILGAGGLATMWEAVFADVGVALLAILNAVRLQKMNWK, via the coding sequence ATGAAAAAAAAGAAACTGAATTTAAGAGATTTAAATAAAACTTCATCCGACAATCACAAGCGTAATGATGGTCACAACCATAGCAGTCCGGAAAGTATAGGGAATTTTAAAATTTATGTACCAGCAATTTTCAGCTTTGTAATGCTGATTATTGGTATTGCGATGGATTATTTTGACGTAGCATTTTTTAAAGATTGGATACGTATCGTCTGGTATGCAGTCGCATACCTTCCAGTAGGTTTTCCTGTCATAAAGGAAGGTTGGAAAAGCATCAAAAATGGCGATTTCTTTACCGAGTTTTTATTGATGTCCATCGCAACCATAGGTGCATTCGCCATTGGCGAATATCCCGAAGGTGTGGCAGTTATGTTGTTTTATGCGGTAGGCGAATTGTTCCAAAGTGCCGCCGTTAAAAGAGCCAAGGGAAGCATCAAGGCTTTACTGGATGTACGACCAAATGAAGCCTTGGTCTATAGGAACAACAATTATGTTTCTGTAAATCCCGAAATCGTTGCTATTGGCGAAAAAGTGCAAGTCCGTGTGGGCGAAAAAATCCCTTTGGATGGTATTTTATTGTCCGAAAAAGGCTCGTTCAATATCGCAGCATTAACAGGCGAAAGCAAACCTGACACCATTGCAAAAGGAGAAAAAGTATTTGCAGGAAGCATAAATCTGGATGGCGTTATTGAAATTGAAACGACCAAAGAATTTAAGGATAGTTCCATTGCACGTATTCTCGATATGGTGCAAAACGCCACCGCACGGAAATCAAAAACCGAATTGTTCATTAGAAAGTTCGCAAGAATCTATACACCAATCGTTGTCTTTCTTGCGATTGGATTGACGTTTATACCCTACTTTTTTGTGGACGATTATGTCTTTAGCGATTGGTTGTATAGAGCCTTGATTTTCTTGGTTATTTCCTGTCCTTGTGCATTGGTTATCTCTATTCCGTTGGGTTATTTCGGTGGATTGGGAGCAGCTTCAAAAAATGGAATTCTCTTTAAGGGAGCTTCCTTTTTGGACGAAATGACAAAGGTAACTACGGTTGTAATGGACAAAACCGGAACCGTGACCAAAGGGGTTTTTAAAATCAAAAATGTTGTTGTAAACAATGGGGCATTGAGCGAAGCCGAAATGATGAAATACCTGATGGCGATGGAAGAACAATCTACCCATCCCATTGCCAAGGCAATTATGGAATATAAAGCCGATGGCGAAGATTTTCAAGCTTCCGAAGTAAGCGAAATAGCAGGAAAAGGATTGAAAGGAACAGTAAATGGTAAAACCGTATTGGTTGGCAACAAACCATTGATGACTTCAAACAATATCGAAGTTCCATCTGAAACCGATAACATTGTAGAATCTATCGTAATGGTTTCCATTGAAGGCAAATTTGCAGGCTATGTAATCATTGCAGACGAGTTAAAGGATGATGCACACGAAGCAATTGTACAAATTCGGGAATCTGGTATTTCAAAAATCATAATGCTTTCGGGCGATAAGGATTCCATTACGCAACAAGTCGCAAAAGAAATGGGTGTAGATTGGGCAAAAGGCGGTTTGCTTCCAGAAGATAAATTGAAGGAAGTCGAAAAACTAATGTCCGAAAACGATAACAAAGTTGCGTTCATTGGCGATGGCATAAACGATGCGCCAGTTTTGGCAGTAAGTGATGTAGGTATTGCAATGGGTGGTTTAGGTAGCGATGTCGCCATTGAGACCGCAGATGTCATTATCCAAACTGACCAACCAAGTAAAATTGCAAGGGCAATAAAAATAGGCCGTTCCACTCGAAAAATTGTCTGGCAGAATATCGGTTTGGCATTTGGCGTAAAGGCTGTGGTTTTGATTTTGGGTGCAGGCGGTCTGGCAACAATGTGGGAAG